The window TCTACTTTATCACCTTTTTATTTGTAGTAATATTGGTGATTCAGCAAAGAGGCGACCCGTTAAAGACTATTGCCTGGTTATTGGTGATTTCATTCTTACCAATCATTGGGATCATCATTTATTTCTTTTTTGGAAAAAATTACCGGAAGGAAAAGATCTTCTCCCGAAAAGGGTTATCAGACAGTAAACAGATAAAACTACTGAAGCAATATCAACCTACTGATGCCACCCAAAAAACATATTGGCCTGATGATGCTGTGGAAAGTAAACTGCACATCATGAAAATGTTATATAATTCTGAAAAAGTACTGCTCACGGAGTACAACAAAGTAAAAATACTGGTTAACGGGAAAGTAACATTTGAAGCAATCATAGAGGCTTTAGAACAAGCCGTGGACCACATACATCTTGAGTATTACATAATCGATGATGACAAAATTGGAAACATTATCAGGAATATACTTATTGATAAGGCAAAACAGGGTCTGGAAGTTCGTGTCATCTATGATGATATCGGTAGTTGGTCTTTGAGTAAAAAATACATCCGGTCGTTAAAGGATGCCGGAGTAAGAATATTTCCCTTTATGCCGGTCCGGCTGCCTTTTCTTACCAATAAAATCAATTACCGGAATCATCGGAAAATTATTGTCGTAGATGGTAAGATAGGATTTGTCGGAGGACTTAACATTGCCGACCGTTATATTTCCGGAAATGAAGAGCTGGGGCCATGGCGTGACACACATCTGAAAATAGAGGGAGAAGCAGTATATTCTTTACAGTCGATCTTTTTACTGGACTGGTTTTTTGTGAGCAAACGCAATATCCATCACCACGACAAGTATTTTCCGCCTTCCACTGTTACAGAGAGGCATTTGATGCAGATTGTAGCCAGTGGTCCCGACTCCGACTGGTCTGGTATCATGCAGACTTTTTTTCTGGCCGCAGCTACTGCAAAATCAAACATTTATATATCCACACCTTACTTCCTCCCCAATGAAAGTATCCTCACCGCATTACGTTCGGCATCATTAAGCGGAGTAGATGTTCGTATACTCCTCCCCAAACGTTCTGATTCCAGGCTGGTGATCTGGAGCTCATATTCTTATATTGGACAACTGTTGGATGCCGGAATCAAAGTATACCTGTATGAAAAGGGATTTCCGCATTCGAAACTGATGATGATCGATGATGTATTTTGTTCGATAGGTACCGCCAATATGGATATCCGAAGTTTCGACCAGAACTTTGAAGTCAATGCTTTGATTTACGACCAACGATTAGCCATAGCCATGCGTAATATTTTCATGAATGATATAAAAGGCTTGAAAAGCATCGATCCCAAAGAATGGGAACAACGCCGTGGCTGGGTAGTCTTCCGGGAGTCTGTAGCCCGGTTATTCAGTCCGTTATTATAAAACATAATAAAAATTATATGAATATTCATCAAGTAATTCATTGTATGGTATTGACCTGTTTTCTTTCAGTTTCAGGTATGGCACAAGAAAATCACTACCCTATTATCCCTAAACCGGCCAAGATTA of the Bacteroidales bacterium genome contains:
- the cls gene encoding cardiolipin synthase, yielding MFSLIQNEWVKFFYFITFLFVVILVIQQRGDPLKTIAWLLVISFLPIIGIIIYFFFGKNYRKEKIFSRKGLSDSKQIKLLKQYQPTDATQKTYWPDDAVESKLHIMKMLYNSEKVLLTEYNKVKILVNGKVTFEAIIEALEQAVDHIHLEYYIIDDDKIGNIIRNILIDKAKQGLEVRVIYDDIGSWSLSKKYIRSLKDAGVRIFPFMPVRLPFLTNKINYRNHRKIIVVDGKIGFVGGLNIADRYISGNEELGPWRDTHLKIEGEAVYSLQSIFLLDWFFVSKRNIHHHDKYFPPSTVTERHLMQIVASGPDSDWSGIMQTFFLAAATAKSNIYISTPYFLPNESILTALRSASLSGVDVRILLPKRSDSRLVIWSSYSYIGQLLDAGIKVYLYEKGFPHSKLMMIDDVFCSIGTANMDIRSFDQNFEVNALIYDQRLAIAMRNIFMNDIKGLKSIDPKEWEQRRGWVVFRESVARLFSPLL